Proteins encoded by one window of Juglans regia cultivar Chandler chromosome 15, Walnut 2.0, whole genome shotgun sequence:
- the LOC118344704 gene encoding uncharacterized protein LOC118344704, producing the protein MGDSAGGIKPTYAQAMVKQDSSSFKMPMRYPVDINGESGFIFTNLEMSKAADDFRFALVLKFVRIHPPIEKIRRHIIKSWGLLESPTISFMDAYYVLLRLQTERDFVHAWAREGRLMEGCVFRIFKWTKDFDLHIEPSLAPQWIFLPGLPMHLYRQDCLQILATRFGRYLGTNHATLNQTRATGACMCVEIDLKEDLVQGFPIVVSVNKTLWQAVKYEKLGFYCTKCCRQGHTVAVCRIGEYRKNSSRERITVSCQDWKKVTKENELQMDISILKEIPQSTTDCKDNDEGKQVLNDLTIIELKEGEFTTNDGQSMEILQLENMTVKVLPDCSGLEDVGTLVCEDVMAEEILKTVGSNFSKGLSVIQDGGGSVVLTQDEMQVVDWDTLVEMSGKKDSKQGHMALVSELLELECQANSTTAEISLPGEGMTESFSDGETRCKSPTLMKERCYDSDTDLQVALKVSGKKQAVRQSLRVLSRPSKLNL; encoded by the coding sequence ATGGGGGACTCTGCTGGTGGTATTAAACCAACGTACGCACAAGCAATGGTGAAACAGGATTCGTCTTCTTTCAAGATGCCGATGCGATACCCAGTTGACATAAATGGAGAATCAGGTTTCATTTTTACTAATCTGGAGATGTCGAAAGCAGCCGATGATTTTCGTTTTGCTCTAGTTTTGAAGTTTGTTCGTATACATCCTCCGATAGAAAAGATTCGGCGTCATATTATTAAATCCTGGGGGTTATTGGAAAGTCCTACGATTAGTTTCATGGATGCATATTATGTGCTCCTACGGTTGCAAACGGAAAGGGATTTTGTGCATGCCTGGGCGAGAGAAGGCAGATTGATGGAAGGTTGCGTGTTCCGTATATTCAAATGGACGAAGGATTTTGATCTTCATATTGAACCCTCACTAGCACCGCAGTGGATTTTTTTGCCTGGGCTACCCATGCATCTATATAGGCAGGATTGCCTGCAGATTCTAGCCACACGGTTTGGTCGATATTTGGGCACAAATCATGCAACTTTGAACCAAACGAGAGCAACGGGTGCGTGCATGTGTGTTGAAATCGATCTGAAGGAAGATCTGGTGCAAGGCTTCCCGATTGTGGTGTCTGTGAATAAGACCCTTTGGCAGGCGGTAAAATATGAAAAGCTGGGCTTCTATTGCACTAAATGTTGTAGGCAAGGGCACACGGTAGCAGTATGCAGAATAGGTGAGTATAGGAAGAATTCGAGTAGGGAGAGGATCACAGTTTCGTGTCAGGATTGGAAGAAAGTAACAAAAGAGAACGAGTTGCAAATGGATATCTCGATTCTGAAAGAAATTCCTCAGAGTACAACGGATTGCAAGGACAATGATGAAGGAAAACAAGTGCTTAATGATTTAACCATTATTGAATTAAAGGAAGGCGAATTTACGACAAATGATGGACAGAGTATGGAGATTCTTCAATTGGAGAACATGACAGTAAAAGTTCTGCCAGACTGTTCTGGCCTTGAAGATGTTGGCACTCTGGTTTGTGAGGATGTGATGGCAGAGGAGATTCTGAAGACAGTGGGAtcaaatttttcaaagggtCTGAGTGTAATACAAGATGGAGGAGGGTCTGTAGTGTTGACCCAAGACGAAATGCAAGTGGTGGATTGGGATACTTTGGTGGAGATGTCTGGGAAGAAGGACAGTAAGCAGGGGCATATGGCTCTGGTTTCTGAACTGTTAGAATTAGAATGCCAAGCTAATTCAACAACTGCTGAGATATCCCTTCCAGGTGAAGGCATGACAGAGAGTTTTTCTGATGGAGAAACGAGATGCAAATCCCCAACCTTAATGAAAGAGAGGTGTTATGATTCAGATACAGATCTCCAGGTCGCTTTGAAGGTTAGTGGCAAAAAGCAGGCGGTCCGTCAATCCCTACGGGTTTTATCCCGTCCCTCTAAACTAAACTTGTAA
- the LOC118344703 gene encoding uncharacterized protein LOC118344703 codes for MSRKHLCQLVRNFKVAMVAILEPFSDVSKMSRLAYLLGLSNFCSNAEMGGKIWVFWYELYEFDVLCMSNQMITGWVRNGVDNLLVTFVYEKCNTVERRGLWDRLKTICMEGPWMVVGDFNIIREDRERVGGNPRPLTSMVDFNECLDSCGLLELAVEGFKPFVEAIWREPVPSSGFFKLAEKLRKVKVALKTWNMNVFRHVSQTIKVLKERLEMLESQLENSYNEEIESEYLITKIELEI; via the exons ATGTCGAGGAAACATTTGTGTCAGTTGGTGAGGAATTTTAAGGTGGCAATGGTTGCGATCTTGGAACCTTTTTCGGATGTTAGTAAAATGAGTCGTTTGGCCTATTTGTTGGGGCTTTCAAATTTTTGCAGTAATGCTGAGATGGGTGGTAAAATATGGGTTTTTTGGTATGAGTTGTATGAGTTTGATGTTTTGTGTATGTCTAATCAAATGATAACCGGTTGGGTCCGGAATGGTGTTGATAATCTTCTAGTTACTTTTGTATATGAAAAATGTAATACGGTGGAGAGGAGGGGTTTATGGGATCGCTTAAAAACAATTTGTATGGAGGGTCCTTGGATGGTAGTGGGGGATTTTAACATCATTCGAGAGGATCGGGAGCGAGTAGGTGGGAATCCTCGGCCTTTAACTTCCATGGTTGACTTCAATGAGTGTTTGGATTCCTGTGGGTTGCTGGAACTTGCTGTTGAAG GTTTCAAGCCTTTTGTTGAGGCGATTTGGCGGGAACCAGTGCCATCTTCTGGGTTCTTCAAATTGGCTGAAAAACTCAGGAAAGTGAAGGTTGCGTTGAAAACTTGGAACATGAATGTTTTTAGGCACGTGAGTCAGACCATCAAAGTGCTAAAGGAACGGCTTGAAATGCTTGAGAGTCAATTGGAGAATAGTTATAATGAGGAGATAGAGAGTGAATATCTCATTACCAAAATAGAGTTGGAAATTTGA